The DNA window TGCTCTGTCATTTCTGATCAGTTTAAAGCATCttactgagaaaaataaataaaacctattgacctaaaacaaaaaaacagctgaatatatattactgtattacttACAAGTATACCGTGGGTTGTAATAAATGAGTATTCAAAAAGTATTAAAGTTCTGTCAAATTAATCgtaaagattttgtttacataatacatgtgtgtatatttttatatgtgtatatataaatacaaacgcatACATGTACgtatatgtttaagaaaactgtttatatgtgaaatatataaaatataagaatataaatgtatatgtaaatattttttaaatatgtactgcacgattgtgtatttatatatacatttataaatatatgcagtacacatattatgtaaacaaaacaaaacttttattctggatTCGATTTATCGCAATTAACACTGTTACTGAacgtttgcttgtttttctctttacGGTATATAATCACAGTGAGAGCGAGAACttgttttggaaaatgaaatttTGCGTGAAACCCgctgaaaatgattttaaaaaatgacccaGAGAGCATCTTGAGCTTCAACAGATGCAAGAACGTCTAACCGTCACCCAATCGATTTTACAATTTTGATCGACCCTATAAGAAATTATACGACATGTGAAAGATTTCTTCATCATTTAGCgtcataacatttttttagctttcgtttttcaaaccaaaaaaacgCGCTCCCCGGACCTTCAGCGTGTGACCTCAGCCGTTCGGACTCTCGCTGTACGCATACCGTTAAAACGCTaaagccaaaaaagaaaaagaaaaacaagtaaGACCTGATACTTGACTCCTCCTTTGAGCCCTCCTTTGCTATGAGCGCTTGCTGTGTCTCAAGGTTGCGCTATCCATGTGTCCCAGGTAAGGATGCTCGAACGCAGGCCTGAATTCCAGCAGTCGTACTGTGAGGGGCTTGATAACATCATAGTGCATGAGGGCACCATTGTATGAAACTGCCAGAAAAGCAGAACGAGTCACGGGCTGACAAAGGCAGCCAGCATATTCCACAGCACGTGACAGCGAGGGGGGACAATGTCACCGCTCACCCCCCgctccacaaaaaaaaaagaccaccCTGTCACTCAAATCTCACGCACTCATACACTCGACATACTCATTCAGCTCGCAATCGGCATTGATGTTTGCATTTTAGATACGTTCGTTTTTATTGCCGCGGCCTGATATGATTGCAATGAATGGATAATCGGTCAAAACACGTTTTAAGGCCGTCCTTCGCAAAGTGCTGTTTAAACAATGACGTAAAAGATCATATTACGGACAATACTTGCATGCGGAACCTTAGACCCTTTAGATGgacttatatataataacttaGAATGAATGGTGTTTATTTCAGCACGgttcagaaaataaaacttaattttaaaattaaaagtccTGAACCGGCGTACTTTATGTATTACGCTGCTATATGTATCTATTAATTTTGATCTACAAATTTTTCTTGTATTGTTGTTTTGTATGGTATAGTCTACCACTATCGTTAGAACATAATTCATCTCAAATTACAAAAGGGTAACTTATCTTCATATTATTAAAAGGCTGCTACATGTTTATCATCTTGACCGCTATAAACAGATTTgctttactgtaaaaacattaaaacacgacacttttaataaacacattttgatatcgcatttattataaatgctgcatcttacagcacattttaattttccaatttttttttttaaaaggaggaGAGTCTTTTAAATGGATaactcttttattatttatctgttatatttattttctattaaaattgGTCCTGTTTTTGCGTTATAACTGGCGAAAGATCACCTATTGATATGAAAACAGTTCCTCAGTATATGAATACACAAGATGCGATATATGCCTGGTGTCTCAGAGCCTCATGTTATCAGGGTTGCATTTAATAtcaatgaaaagaaatgtacaGTACTGTCCTGATGACTGATTCCAAAAAGtatgaataataatcagtgcaacattaagaaaattaaaaaatgagactagtacacttttatttttattacggataaatatttatttcacttagAAACATATTTATCTTAAAATCACTGAAACATTTGGCATTAtttattggaaaaaataaatacatcttaatttatgaatatatatatatatatatatatatatatatatatatatatatatatatagtgatgaGCCTTAATTGATATTTTACTTTAACCATACACTTTTAGTAAAAATTACTTTGTTATGGAAatttgaaacacaaaagctGGAACCACTAAATTTTGGacaaatatttgtacaaaatatttttgaggCACAATGGCAAAAATCCAGTAGTTAAATTCCAGCACTTCTGGAaaaggcattttttaaaacttcaaataCAAAACTATGAACTGGATCTCACGTGTGGAACTTTTGGTCAGATTTCTCTGACATTTCTGGCTTCAGCTCTTCATCCTGTATATGAACTTTATACGATACGGAATCAGTCTCTTGAACCTGGGCACTGGGATGTTTCCTGCAGCAGTGTTCTCGTATGGCTCTGAAAACAGCAGTGCCGGGAACGGCCAAACTAGGGATCCCAGCCAGGAGAAAGATTATGACATAGATCCACGATGGATATGGCTTCTTCTCTAGGGTTGGAAAGTTTTCCTACAGTTGAAAAAGATCATATCATTAATTCCAAATGAATGCTTtacaaattacttttattattactattacaaaGAAAAATCAGTCCATGGTAAATTAGTAAATCACCGATTCAGGGTCCCAAGCACTGTAGAAGATTTCTTTGGTGACGATGGTGGAGAAGTAGAAGATGAAGATGGCTAACATGATGAGGGGACTAATAAATCTCCATGTGGCTTGCCAGAAAATGTTAGGCTTATGTCCAATCATAAATACCAGGTCTTCATTGAACCTGTTCATAAACAGAAGATAGCATCATTTATGGCTGATTTCAGTGAGCTTTATCTAAACAATAAAGTCATAAATGCATTGTCTGGTCACTGTGAAAACATCCGTGAACTGCTGATATGCGCTTATTAACTGTACTAAGGGCAGTATTAAGATGTCCTATAACCAATTCTAATCATCTTGTTCTGTAAGTGTtgaccccaaaatcaaaatctgttgaaaataaacagatttcGAAAAGCtgagcattacatcacttgttcacTAATGGACCCTCTGCAGTGAataggtgccgtcagaataacatttacatttacattttattcgtgcgtttagcagacgcttttatagaaacaattaaaaccaacaaaagagcaagtTTTAAAAGTCTCAGTTCGCCTAAAGCAGTGCATGCAGCAaggttttttaataaattaacgCAAAACGAGTAGATAGAAAAACAACAGAGAACATAGTCTCTCATAggatctctctctttttacaaaaaaaggaaaagcctTGAAAAGAATTGACAATGTTATTGTTAgagaatcatttttaaataaaaagaaaacaagaaaaagaacagagaaTACTGGTGTTGAAGGCTctaataaaaagaaagcaagcgTTGTAAAGAGTGCGAGGGTTGAAGTGGTATTGTAAAGAGTGAGAGTAGagagaatagaaatagaatagagaGTGTAAGTATTGCAGGGTCAAGTAAAGATAGATGCGTTTTTAGCCGTTTCTTGAAGAAGGCTAATACATATTATAGAATAAGAGTCTCAtcagctgctaaaaacatcacaataatccacaagtgaTCCACATGACTCTAGTCCATTCATTAATGTGAAGTAAAATCTCCCATTATGAGGCTTTTATCAGATATTTggactgacggcacccattcgctactgttttgatgaagaaacaaattcatctacatcttggatggcgtgaattgagtacattttcagctgattttttttctaggtAAACTGTTCCaatcaaaactatttaaatactGCTGAACTTGTGCTCCAACCTACCTGTCTATCCCATAGACATACACAACTCCAATCATCTCAGAGAAAGCAATGATGAGAAGAGGAATCGATCCGGCAAAGCTGTCAAACAGAGCTAGCCAATAGTTCCCCGAGCCCTGCACAAATATCAGCCCAACCAGGCAGCACACCAAGCACGTTACCCCTGTTGGGGACAGTGGAGAGACCAATTAAACTGCTTCTGGAACAATATCATCACTTGGATGGAGGTATGCAAAATCTGCAATGAATTCTTAATGTTATTATGATGGTGAGTCTACTTTATATACCTGAAATGACCTCTTTGGGCCAGCTTCTGGGAAAGACCTTCAGGTCCTGCAGGGGAACCAGAACACCCTCAATGTTGCCAAACATGGAGGACAGGCCGAGGCAGAAGAGCATGATGAAGAACAGGACGGACCAGAGCGGAGACAGTGGCATCTTGGTGATTGCCTCGGTGAACACAATGAAGGCCAGACCCGTCCCTTCTACACCCTGTCAAAGTGGGAAATTACTCCATTATTTCCTAAtgctgtattaaaatatttgggatttgtattttttaaaaagaaagaaatagatttttaacaACGATACGTTCAACTGATTAAAGCATTGAGCATGAAAGCTGGTTAAACTGGTCCTAGCTTAAACCAAGTCATGACCGTttaaggaccagcttaaaccagctaatcAGCTGCCGTTGCTAACTAACCagcatatgttgtttttattacactcgtagggaaaaaataaataaataaaattcaattaaaaaagaaaaataaactgttatttcATCAGcacatggtttccacaaaaaaaaaataaggagcaaatcaacactgaagactggaataatgaaaGGGACTGCTGAAAAGgaatatatgacattttaaaatatattcatataaaacagtaatattaaattgtattaatatttcacaatataactatttttttgtcttaactAAAAGTATTACTGAGTATATGCCTAAACTTTAACTAAAGGAATGCTGTAACTTTAGTTCTTGATagtgattataataatatgataattatggtaataataatagcaatagtaataatactcATCTTATATTGCAGATCCTCtcataaaatgctttaaactagtgattttatttgtaaataataatgtgtgtatatgaatttctgatttctgattatgattttctgaaaaaatgaatgataacacaaaaacttttctttcaCTCGTGGTTTGGCTGAAgccatttattgtttataactGTGTTTACTCAAACAGTTTTGAATGGCTATTAAAAGTAATCCTTACCTGTGATCTGTTTGCTtgttaaaagtgtgtgtgtgtaaaaggtcATTGAGTTTCTAGACTACTGACAGACCCTTCTTTCATCCAGTGCTGCATTGACTGGATTCTGAGTTATGGGGAAAGCAAAAACATTGTCAAAGGATCTGTGTGAAGAGGTAGTTGAACTGTATAAAACAGGACAGAGATATAAAAAGATATCCAAGGAATTGAGAATGCCAATCAGCAGTGTTCAATCTCTAATTAAGAAGTGAAAATGATGGGGTTCTGTTGAAAACAAATCACTGGCAAGTAAACCAACTAAAATTTCAGCCACAACTGCCAAGAAAATCGTTTAGGATGCAAAGAAAAACCCACAAATAACTTCAGGTGAAATACACCTGTGGCTGTTTCAAGGCGCACAATAATGAGGCACTTGAAGAAAGATGGACTGCACGGTCGAGTCGCCAGAAGAAAGACATAACTACTCAAATGCCACAAAGTATTCCGCTAACAATACTCTAAACAGCACAGAGAGAAGCCTCAAACCTTCTGGCATTTGGAGTGATGAGACCAAAATTGAACTCGGCCACTCTGGGGAGATCTCAAACGTGCAGTTTATGCAACACGGCACAAGAATTCACAGGAACTTTTTGCCAAGAAGAATGGGCAACTTTACCATCTGAGAAGATGAGAGCCTCATCCACATCTACCACGGTATACTTCAAGCTGCCATTGATGTTAGAAAGACAATACACAGTGTTAAGTATTAAGAACTGGGGTGTGTAAACTTTTGATCAGGGTCATTTGGGTAGTTTCTGTTgacattatgatttaaaaagagAGTTGATTGATAATAAATGGCTTAAGCCAGACACAAACCAGGagtgaaagaaatgtttttgcgTTATCATTCATAGTCTCtgaaaaatctatctatctatttatctatctatctatctatctatctatctatctatctatctatctatctatctatctatctatctatctatctatctatctatctatctatctatctatctatctatctagccaGTCAGTCTAAAAAAAGCagagtaaaaagtaaaaaaaagtagcaaCATTTACACCAGTATGGTCTTGGAAGAACTTCACCAGTTCATATACTGTACCTCACTGAGGAAGTTGTTTAGATCACAGGTCTTAAGATTGAGGTTGCTGATTATATCAGGGCTTGTACTGTTAAGGCTTTGGAGAACTTCTTGATAGTTGCTCTGCGTGATGTTTGCTTCCGGCAGATCAAATGTGTTCAGAAGAGTCAAGATATTCCTGCAGGAcgaagataaaataaatgcctCAGAATGGAgtctaaatgtgttttataacgCTATCGTCACATTCTAAGAATAGCTCATGCATTTGGTAGCCTATCATAAAACAGTAACTTTTAtcaatattgaatatttatgttcatattaaaatatataaatgttccgtattaaatataaaatattagtttaggtagaaaacatgaatttaacattaagaacaTTAATCAAGAAtaacaaatactgtaaaagtgTGGTTTATAGATAACCTTTGCTTTAAATGTGGTACATATAGTATTAGTTGGTcttttgataaacaaaaatgtatcaacTACTGAGTCACTCAAGTGAATCTCTTCATGCTTATCCGTGCGACTATAAGCATGCTTATCATGAAtcacttttttcccccaaaacagAAGGTCAGAGGATATTATTGTGACACTCACCCGCTCAGACAGTCATCAAATCTCTCTGTAGCTCTGAAACCAATGATGCTGTAGATGACAGTGGCAGCGTAGATCGAGGTAAAGGCGTTAATGACAGAGATGATTACTGCATCCTGCTCACAGTTATTGCTGTcggaaagaatgaaagaatacTCAATCACTGAGGTGTCTGCAGTAAACACTGGGTGGGATTTTAACATAAACTTACTGCACAGAGTTGTAGCTGGAGAAAGAGATGAGACCTCCAAAAGCCAgcgaaaatgaataaaacacttGTGCACCTGCATCTAACCACGTGGCTGGGTTTGCTAACTCGTTTATctgcaaaacacacaatttTGACGTTTATGAGAGCACTGGTTGTAATAggactagtgctgtcaaacgattaatcacatccaacataactgcatgtgtatatatttaatatgtatagcCTAGAAATG is part of the Puntigrus tetrazona isolate hp1 chromosome 16, ASM1883169v1, whole genome shotgun sequence genome and encodes:
- the slc6a19b gene encoding solute carrier family 6 member 19b; translation: MKLKLPNPGLEDRILNHDELERLEVEEAGDRPKWDNKAQYMLTCVGFCVGLGNVWRFPYLCQSHGGGAFMIPFLILLVFEGIPLLHLEFAIGQRLRKGSVGVWRTINPYMLGVGIASMCVSFLVSLYYNTIIAWVMWYFFNSFQEPLPWSQCPVNANRTGLVSECEGSSPVDYFWYRETLNTSAAIDETGGLQWWMILCLISAWGVLYVCCIRGIETTGKAVYVTSTLPYLVLTIFLIRGLTLKGSVDGIKFLFTPDINELANPATWLDAGAQVFYSFSLAFGGLISFSSYNSVHNNCEQDAVIISVINAFTSIYAATVIYSIIGFRATERFDDCLSGNILTLLNTFDLPEANITQSNYQEVLQSLNSTSPDIISNLNLKTCDLNNFLSEGVEGTGLAFIVFTEAITKMPLSPLWSVLFFIMLFCLGLSSMFGNIEGVLVPLQDLKVFPRSWPKEVISGVTCLVCCLVGLIFVQGSGNYWLALFDSFAGSIPLLIIAFSEMIGVVYVYGIDRFNEDLVFMIGHKPNIFWQATWRFISPLIMLAIFIFYFSTIVTKEIFYSAWDPESENFPTLEKKPYPSWIYVIIFLLAGIPSLAVPGTAVFRAIREHCCRKHPSAQVQETDSVSYKVHIQDEELKPEMSEKSDQKFHT